From Solwaraspora sp. WMMD1047, the proteins below share one genomic window:
- a CDS encoding IS4 family transposase, with translation MDALPRLGAGAAWQHIGLGVLSQSVPRELIDEAVAATGVTQRRVRLLPARVVVLFVLAMCLFSTDGYRQVWRLLVSGWPALARITPTTSAFSQARQRLGEAPLRYLFERVAGARGEPGMPGVFVAGRRVVAWDGTKLQTADSPANEAAFGRDAGGGGNTAGYPRLWLLTLIECGTHAVIGASFGREAEMVQARALLPLLREDMLLVADRNFHGYDLWRAAEATGAGLLWRMKSNRHLPVVRALPDGSWISVIKPPPGRRRGTEPVITVRVIEYTVTVATTNRHGVTACRTERYRLVTNLLCPQDITAGQLIDCYHQRWETENSYQNLKTHQRGSKVVLRSHDPTGVRQEMWAHLIVYQALRDLITTTAAEHHLDPDRLPFLTCLRLARRHVINTAITTSRDLTSALITVADELLDDQTGPRRSRSSPRAVKRPTSPYRGKKRTEPASTTATYTTNLTKPGPEST, from the coding sequence ATGGATGCGTTGCCGCGGCTTGGTGCGGGCGCCGCGTGGCAACACATCGGGCTGGGCGTGCTGTCACAGTCGGTGCCGCGAGAGCTCATCGATGAGGCGGTAGCGGCGACCGGAGTCACTCAGCGGCGGGTACGTCTGCTGCCGGCTCGGGTGGTGGTGTTGTTTGTGTTGGCGATGTGCCTGTTCAGTACGGACGGCTACCGGCAGGTGTGGCGGTTGCTGGTTTCGGGCTGGCCCGCGTTGGCCAGGATCACCCCTACCACCTCGGCGTTTTCTCAGGCCCGTCAGCGGTTGGGGGAGGCGCCTCTGAGATATCTGTTCGAGCGGGTGGCCGGGGCGCGGGGCGAGCCGGGCATGCCCGGCGTGTTCGTGGCCGGACGGCGGGTCGTGGCCTGGGACGGCACCAAGCTGCAGACGGCCGACAGTCCCGCCAATGAGGCCGCTTTTGGTCGTGATGCGGGTGGCGGTGGCAACACGGCGGGCTACCCACGGCTGTGGCTGTTGACGTTGATCGAGTGTGGCACGCATGCGGTCATCGGTGCGTCGTTCGGCCGCGAAGCGGAAATGGTCCAGGCCCGCGCCCTGCTTCCCCTGCTACGGGAAGACATGCTGCTCGTCGCTGACCGGAACTTTCACGGCTATGACCTGTGGCGGGCAGCGGAGGCCACCGGCGCAGGACTGCTCTGGCGGATGAAGTCCAACCGCCACCTGCCCGTGGTAAGGGCACTGCCAGATGGATCTTGGATATCAGTCATCAAACCCCCACCAGGGCGGCGGCGGGGCACCGAACCGGTCATCACCGTCCGGGTGATCGAGTACACCGTCACGGTCGCCACCACCAACCGACACGGCGTGACGGCATGCCGGACCGAGCGGTACCGGCTGGTCACCAACCTACTCTGCCCGCAGGACATCACCGCGGGACAGCTGATCGACTGCTACCACCAACGCTGGGAAACAGAGAACAGCTACCAGAACCTCAAGACCCACCAGCGAGGGTCGAAGGTCGTACTACGTTCCCACGATCCCACCGGTGTCCGGCAGGAGATGTGGGCTCATCTCATCGTCTACCAAGCGTTACGGGACCTGATCACCACGACCGCCGCCGAGCATCACCTCGACCCCGACCGACTACCGTTCCTGACCTGCCTACGCCTGGCACGTCGACACGTCATCAACACCGCGATCACCACCAGCCGGGACCTCACCAGCGCACTGATCACGGTCGCTGACGAACTCCTAGACGATCAGACCGGCCCACGCCGGTCACGCTCCAGCCCCCGAGCGGTCAAACGCCCTACCTCGCCCTACCGCGGCAAGAAACGAACCGAACCAGCATCAACCACAGCCACCTACACCACCAACCTCACCAAACCCGGCCCGGAAAGCACTTAA